In Ktedonobacterales bacterium, a single window of DNA contains:
- a CDS encoding DUF92 domain-containing protein translates to MKRKRLVFGLLFSSAIGLVAERRAALTRSGAVGAMLTGTTIFGFGGLSWGLTLIYFFLSSTFLSHFREREKSAVAADKFSKGARRDLSQALANAGVASAAALAYGLRQRSPGPAPASWLAVFVGALATANSDTWATEVGTLSKEPPRLITTGQPVAPGTSGGVTLLGTGAALAGAASVGLVAEALGAGKGAALRGRLTLLGLLGGMAGTLTDSLLGATVQVMYWCPRCQQETERRAHSCGQATIYLRGVRWLDNDAVNGVSTAAGAAVAVLVARAITRRA, encoded by the coding sequence ATGAAACGCAAGCGTCTGGTGTTCGGGCTGCTCTTCAGCAGCGCGATTGGGCTGGTGGCCGAGCGGCGGGCTGCGCTGACGCGCAGCGGCGCGGTGGGCGCGATGCTGACCGGCACGACGATCTTTGGCTTTGGCGGCCTGTCCTGGGGTCTGACCCTGATCTATTTCTTTCTCTCCTCGACCTTCCTCTCCCATTTCAGAGAGCGCGAAAAGAGCGCGGTGGCGGCGGATAAGTTTAGCAAGGGCGCTCGGCGCGATCTAAGCCAGGCGCTGGCAAATGCGGGCGTGGCGAGCGCCGCCGCGCTGGCCTATGGTCTTCGGCAGCGTTCCCCTGGCCCGGCGCCCGCGTCATGGCTCGCGGTTTTTGTTGGCGCGCTGGCGACGGCAAACTCCGATACCTGGGCGACTGAGGTAGGGACGCTCAGCAAAGAGCCGCCCCGGCTGATTACCACCGGCCAGCCGGTTGCGCCGGGAACCTCCGGTGGTGTGACCTTGCTGGGGACAGGCGCGGCGCTGGCCGGAGCCGCCAGCGTGGGCCTGGTCGCCGAGGCATTGGGCGCTGGCAAGGGCGCGGCGCTGCGCGGGCGGCTGACCCTGCTGGGTCTGCTCGGCGGGATGGCTGGGACGCTCACCGATAGCCTGCTTGGCGCAACGGTGCAGGTGATGTACTGGTGTCCGCGCTGCCAGCAAGAGACGGAACGGCGCGCGCATAGCTGCGGCCAGGCGACAATCTATCTGCGCGGCGTTCGCTGGCTGGATAACGATGCTGTCAACGGTGTCAGTACGGCGGCTGGCGCTGCGGTGGCTGTGCTGGTCGCCAGAGCCATCACCCGGCGCGCTTAG